The following proteins are co-located in the Procambarus clarkii isolate CNS0578487 chromosome 4, FALCON_Pclarkii_2.0, whole genome shotgun sequence genome:
- the LOC138370627 gene encoding uncharacterized protein, with amino-acid sequence MELLTMDLLAMDLLTMDLLTIQLLTIDLLTLDLLTMDLLTMDLLAMDVLTMDLLTIDLLTMDLLTMDLLTKDLNTMDLLTMDLLTKDLLTMDLLTKDLLTMGLLTKDLLTKALLTMDLLTKDLLDMDLLTMDLLTNDLLTMGLLTKDLLTKDLLTMEMLTKDLLDMDLLTMDLLTKDLLTKDLLTMDLLTIHLLTIYLLIMDLLTMDLLTKDLHTIDMLTMDLLTMDLLYMDLLIMDLLYMDLLTMDLLAMDLLTMDLLTMDLLTKDLLTMDLLTMELLTKDLLAMDLFTMDLLTIHLLTIDLLTMDLLTMDLLTMDLLTKDLLTMDLLTKDLLTKDLLTRYLLTHPRGPKPGFPSTSP; translated from the coding sequence ATGGAGCTGCTTACCATGGACCTGCTTGCTATGGACCTGCTTACCATGGACCTGCTTACCATACAGCTGCTTACCATTGACCTTCTTACCCTGGACCTGCTTACCATGGACCTGCTTACCATGGACCTGCTTGCTATGGACGTGCTTACCATGGACCTGCTTACCATTGACCTGCTTACCATGGACCTTCTAACCATGGACCTGCTTACCAAGGACCTGAATACCATGGACCTGCTTACCATGGACCTGCTTACCAAGGACCTGCTTACCATGGACCTGCTTACCAAGGACCTGCTTACCATGGGCCTGCTTACCAAGGACTTGCTTACCAAGGCCCTGCTTACTATGGACTTGCTTACCAAGGACCTGCTTGATATGGACCTGCTTACCATGGACCTGCTTACCAACGACCTGCTTACCATGGGCTTGCTTACTAAGGACCTGCTTACCAAGGACCTGCTTACTATGGAAATGCTTACCAAGGACCTGCTTGATATGGACCTGCTTACCATGGACCTGCTTACCAAAGACCTGCTTACCAAGGACCTGCTTACCATGGACCTGCTCACCATACACCTGCTTACCATTTACCTCCTTATCATGGACCTGCTTACCATGGACCTGCTTACCAAGGACCTGCATACCATAGACATGCTTACCATGGACCTGCTTACTATGGACCTGCTTTATATGGATTTGCTTATCATGGACCTGCTTTATATGGATTTGCTTACTATGGACCTGCTTGCTATGGACCTGCTTACAATGGACCTGCTTACCATGGACCTGCTTACCAAGGACCTGCTTACCATGGACTTGCTTACCATGGAGCTGCTTACCAAGGACCTGCTTGCTATGGACCTGTTTACCATGGACCTGCTTACCATACACCTGCTTACCATTGACCTCCTTACCATGGACCTGCTTACCATGGACCTGCTTACCATGGACCTGCTTACCAAGGACCTGCTTACCATGGACCTGCTTACCAAGGACCTGCTTACCAAGGACCTGCTTACTAGATACTTACttacgcatcctaggggtccaaaacccggatttcccagcacttcgccctga